A genomic segment from Odontesthes bonariensis isolate fOdoBon6 chromosome 8, fOdoBon6.hap1, whole genome shotgun sequence encodes:
- the LOC142385413 gene encoding E3 ubiquitin-protein ligase TRIM21-like — protein sequence MAAASALLSEDQLQCSICLDVFTDPVTIPCGHNFCKRCITLHWDRDLKYQCPLCKELFSARPELRVNTFISEIAAHFRESIQKKASGTSKEQEAEAGEVLCDVCTETKLEALKSCLVCQTSYCETHLEPHQRIPGLKKHKLIHPVKDLEDRICKKHERLLEMFCKSDSVCVCQFCTETDHKAHDVVPLMEEYEGKKTELEMMEAHVQLMIQERRQKIEQIRKSAKLNKEDSDTKKESSRQLFTALIQSVEKSFAEHIGLIEENQKTNEKEAEDFIKELEKEISELMNKTSEMQHLLHNKDHFQFLRSFSSLKPAPPTKDWSEVRVHSTLERTLRRAVTQLEETLKKEMTKLLDDIVPRSVQQYAVDVTLDPETANVELVLSDDGKQVTHGGVPNLPDSPNKFSCYAVVGKQRFSSGRIYYEVQVKEKTDWNLGVVKESINRKSSFNDGFWALGLKSENKYYVGNYKISIFLKTKPEKVGVFVDYEEGLVSFYDVDTAALIYSFADCNFNERLYPIFNPCNNNGGKNSAPLIICPVN from the coding sequence ATGGCAGCTGCCAGTGCTCTCCTCTCTGAAGATCAGCTTCAGTGCTCCATCTGTCTGGATGTCTTCACCGATCCGGTCACTATACCGTGTGGACACAACTTCTGCAAGAGATGCATCACACTGCACTGGGATAGAGATCTCAAGTACCAGTGTCCCCTGTGTAAAGAGCTTTTTAGCGCCAGACCCGAACTCCGAGTCAACACTTTTATTTCGGAAATTGCTGCTCATTTCAGAGAGTCAATTCAAAAGAAAGCCAGCGGCACCTCAAAGGAACAAGAAGCCGAAGCAGGTGAAGTTCTGTGTGACGTCTGTACAGAAACCAAGCTGGAGGCTCTGAAGTCCTGCCTGGTGTGTCAGACCTCCTACTGTGAGACTCACCTGGAGCCTCATCAGAGaatccctggcctgaaaaaacACAAGCTTATTCATCCGGTGAAGGACCTGGAGGACAGAATTTGTAAAAAGCATGAAAGACTTCTGGAGATGTTCTGTAAGTCCGACAGCGTGTGCGTGTGTCAGTTTTGCACTGAGACAGATCACAAGGCACATGATGTTGTTCCTCTGATGGAAGAGTATGAAGGAAAGAAGACTGAGCTCGAGATGATGGAGGCTCATGTTCAGCTGATGATCCAGGAGAGACGACAGAAGATCGAGCAGATCAGAAAGTCAGCAAAGCTCAACAAGGAGGattcagacacaaagaaagaaagcagcCGCCAGCTCTTCACCGCTCTGATCCAGTCTGTTGAAAAAAGTTTTGCTGAGCACATTGGCTTGATAGAAGAAAATCAGAAAACTAATGAGAAAGAGGCTGAGGATTTCATTAAGGAACTAGAAAAAGAGATCTCTGAGCTAATGAACAAAACCTCTGAGATGCAGCACCTCTTACACAACAAAGACCACTTCCAGTTCCTCCGAAGCTTCTCGTCTCTGAAGCCTGCTCCACCCACCAAAGATTGGTCTGAAGTCAGAGTTCACTCAACACTCGAAAGGACTTTGAGGAGAGCCGTGACTCAGCTGGAGGAGACGCTTAAGAAAGAGATGACGAAACTGTTAGATGACATTGTGCCGAGGAGTGTCCAGCAGTATGCAGTGGATGTGACTCTTGATCCCGAAACAGCAAACGTCGAACTCGTCCTGTCTgatgatgggaaacaggtgACACATGGAGGTGTACCGAATCTTCCAGACAGTCCAAACAAGTTTTCCTGTTATGCCGTTGTAGGAAAGCAGCGTTTCTCTTCAGGAAGAATTTACTATGAGGTTCAGGTTAAAGAGAAGACTGACTGGAATTTAGGAGTGGTTAAAGAGTCTATCAACAGAAAAAGTTCATTCAACGATGGTTTCTGGGCTCTAGGCTTGAAATCTGAAAATAAGTACTACGTTGGTAACTATAAGATTTCTATTTTCCTGAAAACAAAGCCAGAGAAGGTGGGAGTGTTTGTAGATTATGAGGAGGGTCTAGTCTCTTTTTATGATGTGGATACTGCTGcccttatttattcattcgctGATTGTAACTTCAATGAGAGACTGTATCCAATATTCAACCCCTGTAATAATAATGGTGGTAAAAACTCTGCCCCTCTGATTATCTGTCCAGTGAATTAA
- the glt8d2 gene encoding glycosyltransferase 8 domain-containing protein 2, protein MPLLRKINQVLAVLLVLLVCLLLHSMMLRASTQPRPGNRKSHSGPAQHSHVRRLEDNVIPVIICASEERMGATMAAINSIISNTHTSVFFYIVTLRDAVKLTRKYIEKTKLRDIQYKILEFNPMVLQGKVKPDSSRPDLLHPLNFVRFYLPLLDLKHKRVIYLDDDVIVQGDIKDLFNIQLKAGHAAAFASDCDLPSTHVMVRSIGMQTTYMGFLDYRKQQVKDLGINPRDCSFNPGVFVADVKRWKEQKITKQLEKWMEENFRENIYSSAIAGGVATPPMLIVFHDKYTTLKPQWHVRHLGWSPDASYPDSFLQEAHLLHWNGPFKPWNYPAVHMDLWEKWFIPDPSGKFSLTRPDSDG, encoded by the exons ATGCCTCTCCTGAGAAAAA TTAACCAGGTCCTCGcagtgctgctggtgctgctggtgtgtTTGCTTCTTCATAGTATGATGCTCAGAGCCTCCACCCAGCCCAGACCAG GTAACAGGAAGAGCCACAGTGGTCCAGCGCAACATTCCCACGTGAGACGGTTAGAGGATAATGTCATCCCTGTCATCATCTGTGCGTCAGAGGAACGCATGGGTGCAACCATGGCAGCCATCAACAGCATCATCAGCAACACACATACCAGTGTTTTCTTCTACATTGTTACCCTTCGTGATGCTGTCAAACTTACaag GAAGTATATAGAGAAGACGAAACTGAGAGATATCCAGTATAAGATATTGGAATTTAACCCGATGGTTCTACAAGGAAAGGTGAAGCCAGATTCATCTCGACCTGATCTCTTACATCCT ctcaactttgtgcgCTTTTACCTGCCTCTGCTCGACCTAAAACACAAGAGAGTGATTTACTTAGACGACGACGTCATTGTGCAGG GTGACATCAAGGATCTGTTTAATATTCAACTGAAAGCAGGACATGCTGCTGCTTTTGCCAGTGACTGTGACCTCCCCTCCACACATGTGATGGTTCGAAGCATTGGCATGCAG ACGACCTACATGGGCTTCCTGGACTATAGAAAACAGCAAGTGAAAGACTTGGGCATCAACCCCAGAGACTGCTCTTTCAACCCTggagtgtttgtggcagatgtCAAAAGGTGGAAAGAACAGAAGATCACCAAACAGCTGGAGAAATGGATGGAAGAGAATTTCAG GGAGAACATATACAGCAGTGCCATAGCAGGAGGTGTGGCGACTCCACCCATGCTGATAGTCTTTCATGACAAATACACAACACTGAAACCTCAGTGGCACGTCAGACACCTGG GTTGGAGTCCAGATGCCAGCTATCCCGACAGCTTCTTACAAGAGGCTCACCTGTTGCACTGGAATGGCCCATTCAAACCGTGGAATTATCCTGCTGTCCACATGGATCTCTGGGAGAAGTGGTTCATACCAGACCCTTCTGGAAAATTCTCTTTGACGCGACCTGATAGTGACGGCTAA
- the ankrd16 gene encoding ankyrin repeat domain-containing protein 16 — protein sequence MDENTLKLLVRLTQEGQLSPLEEQISSGGSAAAHTVGSKHFGRSGDTLLHYAARLGHLNIVEYLIKQLGVDVEVYNNDYKRPLHEAASMSHKECVSYLLQNGAKVDSLKKADWTPLMMACTRRNLEVIQDLLSHGADPKLRNKDGWNSFHIACREGDPLVIEHLLLTAPDVWRTESKTRRTPLHTAAMHGCEEVVRILLERCGYTRDGTDSCGVTPFMDAVRNGHVSVARLLLELHQASPVAADVLGAQPVHQVAVTGQEEALRFLVQELSVDVNQRATDIQLTALHYAAKEGHASMIKTLLELGADLRVRDKKGRTALHMACIGQHAETVRMLLLLGLKDSEDASGTTARQLARKPGAVQAFQCGLSES from the exons ATGGATGAAAACACTTTAAAGCTGTTAGTGAGGCTAACTCAGGAGGGACAGTTAAGCCCTCTGGAGGAACAGATATCCTCAGGCGGCTCTGCGGCGGCACACACAGTCGGCAGCAAACACTTCGGTCGGTCAGGAGACACCCTGCTGCATTATGCTGCCAGACTCGGACATTTGAACATCGTGGAGTACCTTATAAAGCAGCTGGGTGTGGACGTGGAAGTGTACAATAACGATTATAAGAGGCCGCTACACGAAGCTGCCTCAATGAGCCACAAGGAATGTGTCAGCTATCTTCTTCAGAATGGAGCCAAGGTGGATAGTCTGAAGAAGGCTGACTG GACTCCTCTTATGATGGCGTGCACACGGAGGAACCTCGAAGTTATTCAGGACCTGTTGTCTCATGGTGCTGACCCCAAACTACGGAATAAAGATGGCTGGAACTCCTTCCACATCGCGTGCAGGGAGGGCGATCCTCTGGTCATAGAGCACCTGCTTCTTACTGCACCAGATGTCTGGAGGACGGAGAGCAAAACTCGCAGGACACCACTGCACACTGCAG CAATGCACGGCTGCGAGGAGGTTGTTAGGATCTTATTAGAGAG GTGTGGCTATACCCGAGACGGCACTGACAGCTGTGGAGTCACTCCTTTCATGGATGCTGTTAGAAATGGACACGTCTCCGTGGCCAGGCTTCTTTTAGAGCTGCATCAG GCATCTCCAGTGGCAGCTGACGTACTCGGGGCTCAGCCAGTGCACCAGGTTGCTGTCACCGGCCAGGAGGAGGCTCTGCGATTCCTGGTGCAGGAGCTCAGTGTAGATGTCAATCAGAGAGCGACTGATATTCAGCTGACTGCCCTGCATTATGCTGCAAAG GAGGGACACGCATCCATGATAAAAACACTGCTGGAGCTGGGGGCAGATCTTCGTGTTCGAGATAAAAAGGGACGAACTG CTCTTCACATGGCTTGTATTGGGCAGCACGCAGAAACTGTCAGGATGCTACTGCTGCTCGGGCTCAAAGACTCCGAGGATGCATCTGGCACAACAGCACGGCAGCTCGCCAGGAAACCAGGCGCAGTGCAAGCATTTCAATGTGGCCTGTCAGAATCATGA
- the gdi2 gene encoding rab GDP dissociation inhibitor beta — MNEEYDVIVLGTGLTECILSGIMSVKGKKVLHMDRNSYYGAESASITPLEELYKRFNIPGSPTESMGKGRDWNVDLIPKFLMANGQLVRMLLITQVTRYLDFKVIEGSYVYKGGKIYKVPSTETEALASSLMGLFEKRRFRKFLMFISNFDENDPKTMEGVDPNKTTMRAIFQKFSLGQEVIDFTGHSLALYRTDEYLDQPCIQTIHRIKLYSESLARYGKSPYLYPLYGLGELPQGFARLSAIYGGTYMLNKPIEEIVMENGKVVGVKSEGEIARCKQLICDPSYIMNSVSKAGQVIRVICILSHPIPNTGDINSCQIIIPQNQVNRKHDIYVCMISFAHNVAAQGKYIAIISTTVETNDPEKEIKPALDLLEPVEQKFVSISDQYVPTDMGTDSQIFISRTYDATTHFETTCDDIKDIYRRMTGSEFDFAEMERKKQDIFGDAAE, encoded by the exons ATGAATGAAGAATACGACGTTATCGTTCTGGGCACTGGTCTGACG GAATGCATTTTATCAGGCATCATGTCAGTGAAGGGGAAGAAGGTTCTGCACATGGACCGCAACTCGTACTATGGAGCTGAGAGTGCTTCCATCACACCCCTTGAGGAG CTTTACAAGCGCTTCAACATTCCCGGTAGCCCTACTGAGTCCATGGGAAAAGGCCGGGATTGGAATGTGGACCTCATCCCCAAGTTCCTCATGGCTAATG GTCAACTGGTCCGCATGCTGCTGATCACACAGGTGACTCGCTACCTAGATTTCAAGGTGATCGAAGGCAGTTACGTGTACAAGGGCGGGAAAATCTATAAGGTCCCCTCTACTGAGACTGAGGCTCTGGCATCGA GCCTGATGGGGTTGTTTGAGAAACGGCGCTTCAGAAAGTTCCTGATGTTCATCTCCAACTTCGATGAGAACGACCCTAAGACCATGGAAGGCGTCGATCCCAACAAGACCACAATGAGGGCCATTTTCCAGAAGTTCAGCCTGGGCCAGGAGGTTATCGACTTCACCGGCCACTCCCTGGCACTCTACCGAACAGACGA ATACCTGGATCAACCCTGCATCCAAACGATACACAGGATAAAGCTTTACAGCGAGTCTCTAGCCAGATATGGCAAGAGCCCATACCTGTATCCACTGTATGGTCTGGGAGAACTGCCACAAGGCTTTGCAAG GCTGAGTGCCATCTATGGTGGGACGTACATGTTGAACAAGCCCATAGAGGAGATCGTGATGGAGAATGGGAAGGTGGTGGGAGTCAAGTCCGAGGGAGAG ATTGCAAGGTGCAAACAGCTCATCTGTGACCCCAGCTACATTATGAATAGCGTCAGCAAAGCGGGTCAGGTGATCAGAGTCATCTGCATCTTGAGTCACCCCATCCCCAACACCGGTGACATCAATTCATGCCAGATCATCATCCCCCAGAATCAGGTCAACAGGAAGCATG ACATCTACGTTTGTATGATCTCATTCGCTCACAACGTGGCAGCACAAGGTAAATATATTGCAATTATCAGCACCACAGTGGAGACGAACGACCCGGAGAAAGAGATCAAGCCGGCTCTGGATCTACTGGAGCCCGTCGAGCAGAAGTTCGTCAGCATTAGCGACCAATATGTACCGACTGACATGGGCACCGACAGCCAG ATCTTTATCTCCCGTACATACGATGCCACAACTCACTTTGAGACCACCTGTGATGACATCAAGGACATCTACAGGAGGATGACCGGCTCAGAATTCGACTTTGCCGAGATGGAGCGCAAGAAGCAGGACATCTTTGGCGACGCAGCAGAGTAG